From Mycolicibacterium cosmeticum, a single genomic window includes:
- the ripB gene encoding NlpC/P60 family peptidoglycan endopeptidase RipB, protein MRTFAQVHTGRATASGVGRRRALALGGAALASVLLAPAGPARSQPNGAWDPTLPSLLSAGAPGDPLAIANASLQASAMAAQTTMDLGRKFLGSLGILGPAENAAPALRGNRVYGRQAVEYVIRRAGSQIGVPYSWGGGSLTGPSRGIDSGAGTVGFDCSGLARYAFAGVGILLPRYSGDQYDAGRKVAPSQAKRGDLLFWGPGGGQHEAIYLGAGQMLEAQQTGVPVKVSPVRTSGMTPYVTRVIET, encoded by the coding sequence GTGAGGACTTTTGCGCAAGTGCACACCGGCCGTGCCACTGCGTCCGGTGTGGGTCGGCGGCGCGCGTTGGCCCTGGGTGGTGCCGCGCTGGCTTCGGTCCTCCTCGCTCCCGCCGGACCGGCTCGCAGCCAACCCAACGGTGCCTGGGATCCCACCCTGCCCAGCCTGCTCAGCGCCGGGGCCCCGGGAGATCCGTTGGCCATCGCCAACGCCTCGCTACAAGCCAGCGCCATGGCGGCGCAGACGACGATGGATCTCGGGCGCAAGTTCCTGGGCAGTCTGGGCATCTTGGGCCCGGCGGAGAACGCGGCGCCGGCGTTGCGTGGCAACCGCGTCTACGGCCGGCAGGCGGTCGAGTACGTCATCCGGCGCGCCGGGTCGCAGATCGGGGTGCCCTATTCCTGGGGCGGCGGCAGCTTGACCGGCCCCAGCCGCGGGATCGATTCCGGTGCCGGGACGGTGGGGTTCGATTGCTCGGGTCTGGCCCGTTACGCCTTTGCCGGCGTCGGCATCCTGTTGCCGCGGTACTCCGGCGATCAGTACGACGCGGGCCGCAAAGTGGCGCCGTCGCAGGCCAAGCGCGGCGACCTGCTGTTCTGGGGACCGGGCGGAGGGCAACACGAGGCGATCTACCTCGGCGCCGGACAGATGCTGGAAGCGCAGCAGACCGGCGTCCCGGTGAAGGTGTCGCCGGTTCGGACGAGCGGAATGACCCCCTACGTCACGCGCGTCATCGAGACGTGA